The following are encoded in a window of Impatiens glandulifera chromosome 5, dImpGla2.1, whole genome shotgun sequence genomic DNA:
- the LOC124940633 gene encoding auxin-responsive protein IAA11-like isoform X2 → MEDDTLNLLDGESSLPAEKRLKPLASEESSSYPHESKIQLGLSLCLCTDDVFISKLESLSSPATVKDCPTMAEPSSTSSSSSSSSSSSSLTIKANLFSGAKRTADHSAFPRQVVGWPPVRNNRMNNLINQAKPAFTQEFDSEDMRTTNMNDVVDASNNTSVNPTVWNEQSRTLLVKVYMDGYPIGRKVNLNSHICYDTLAGMLEDMFFGSRKSETTTTSRLLAESSEFVLTYEDKDGDYMKVGDIPWRMFTSSVKRLRIMRKPVVPNGFGEEYGCLE, encoded by the exons ATGGAAGATGATACTCTCAACCTTTTGGACGGGGAAAGTTCCTTGCCGGCCGAGAAAAGATTGAAGCCTTTGGCTTCCGAGGAGTCTTCATCATACCCACATGAATCCAAGATTCAATTGGGTCTTTCCCTCTGTCTTTGTACCGATGATGTTTTCATCTCAAAACTAGAGTCTTTGTCTTCTCCGGCAACAGTAAAAGATTGTCCCACCATGGCTGAACCTTCTTCTACTTCAtcctcatcttcttcttcctcttcctcttcttcgttGACGATTAAAGCTAATCTCTTTTCCGGCGCTAAGAGAACTGCCGATCATTCTGCATTCCCCCG TCAAGTGGTGGGATGGCCTCCTGTACGCAATAATAGAATGAACAACCTCATCAATCAAGCAAAACCTGCTTTTACCCAAGAATTTGATTCAGAAGATATGAGAACCACAAATATGAATGATGTGGTTGATGCGAGTAATAATACAAGTGTTAATCCCACTGTATGGAATGAGCAGTCTAGGACTTTGCTTGTGAAGGTTTATATGGATGGATATCCAATTGGGAGAAAAGTAAATCTGAATTCTCATATTTGCTATGATACCTTAGCAGGAATGTTGGAAGACATGTTCTTTG GTTCACGCAAGAGCGAGACAACAACAACTTCTAGATTGTTGGCCGAATCTTCTGAATTTGTTCTCACCTATGAAGACAAAGATGGAGATTATATGAAAGTTGGAGATATTCCTTGGAG GATGTTCACTAGCTCTGTGAAGAGGCTTAGAATCATGAGAAAACCCGTCGTCCCTAATGGATTTG GAGAAGAATACGGCTGTTTGGAATGA
- the LOC124940633 gene encoding auxin-responsive protein IAA11-like isoform X1, whose translation MEDDTLNLLDGESSLPAEKRLKPLASEESSSYPHESKIQLGLSLCLCTDDVFISKLESLSSPATVKDCPTMAEPSSTSSSSSSSSSSSSLTIKANLFSGAKRTADHSAFPRSQVVGWPPVRNNRMNNLINQAKPAFTQEFDSEDMRTTNMNDVVDASNNTSVNPTVWNEQSRTLLVKVYMDGYPIGRKVNLNSHICYDTLAGMLEDMFFGSRKSETTTTSRLLAESSEFVLTYEDKDGDYMKVGDIPWRMFTSSVKRLRIMRKPVVPNGFGEEYGCLE comes from the exons ATGGAAGATGATACTCTCAACCTTTTGGACGGGGAAAGTTCCTTGCCGGCCGAGAAAAGATTGAAGCCTTTGGCTTCCGAGGAGTCTTCATCATACCCACATGAATCCAAGATTCAATTGGGTCTTTCCCTCTGTCTTTGTACCGATGATGTTTTCATCTCAAAACTAGAGTCTTTGTCTTCTCCGGCAACAGTAAAAGATTGTCCCACCATGGCTGAACCTTCTTCTACTTCAtcctcatcttcttcttcctcttcctcttcttcgttGACGATTAAAGCTAATCTCTTTTCCGGCGCTAAGAGAACTGCCGATCATTCTGCATTCCCCCG CAGTCAAGTGGTGGGATGGCCTCCTGTACGCAATAATAGAATGAACAACCTCATCAATCAAGCAAAACCTGCTTTTACCCAAGAATTTGATTCAGAAGATATGAGAACCACAAATATGAATGATGTGGTTGATGCGAGTAATAATACAAGTGTTAATCCCACTGTATGGAATGAGCAGTCTAGGACTTTGCTTGTGAAGGTTTATATGGATGGATATCCAATTGGGAGAAAAGTAAATCTGAATTCTCATATTTGCTATGATACCTTAGCAGGAATGTTGGAAGACATGTTCTTTG GTTCACGCAAGAGCGAGACAACAACAACTTCTAGATTGTTGGCCGAATCTTCTGAATTTGTTCTCACCTATGAAGACAAAGATGGAGATTATATGAAAGTTGGAGATATTCCTTGGAG GATGTTCACTAGCTCTGTGAAGAGGCTTAGAATCATGAGAAAACCCGTCGTCCCTAATGGATTTG GAGAAGAATACGGCTGTTTGGAATGA